In the Mesorhizobium sp. M1D.F.Ca.ET.043.01.1.1 genome, GCTACGAGCCGAAGGACGGCAAGGCCGCCGAAGGCGACCGCGTGAGCATCGACTATGTCGGCAAGATCGGCGGCGAGGCCTTCGCTGGCGGCGCCGGCACCGACCAGCCGCTGGTGCTCGGCTCCAAGGAATTCATCCCGGGCTTCGAGGACCAGTTGATCGGCGCCAAGGCGGGCGACGAGAAGCAGGTCACCGTCACCTTCCCGGAGAACTACCAGGCGGCGCATCTGGCCGGCAAGGAAGCCACCTTCGACGTGACAGTCAAGGAAGTTTCGGCGCCCGGCGCGCTGGAAATCAATGACGAGACGGCCAAGAACCTCGGCCTGGAATCGCTGGAACGCCTGCGCGAGATCGTGCGCGGCCAGATCGAGAACCAGTTCGGTTCGATGACCCGCCAGAAGGTGAAGCGCCAGCTGCTCGACCAGCTCGATGCCGCCTACTCCTTCGAGGCGCCGTCGAAGCTCGTCGAGGCCGAGTTCAACAACATTTGGGCGCAGGTCAACCGCGACCTCGAGGCTGCCGGCCGCACCTTCGCCGACGAGGAGACGACGGAAGAAGAGGCGCGCGCCGAATATATGCGTCTGGCCGAACGCCGGGTGCGTCTCGGCCTGGTTCTCGCCGAGATCGGCGAGAAAGCCGGCGTCACCGTGTCGGACGAAGAGCTGCAGCGCGGCCTGTTCGAGCAGGTCCGCCGCTTCCCGGCCAACCAGCAGCAGGAAGCCTTCGAGTTCTATCGCAGCAACCCGGAAGCGATCAATTCGTTGCGCGCGCCGATGTTCGAGGAGAAGGTCGTCGACTACCTGCTCGGTCAGATCTCGGTCGATGACGTCAAGGTCAGCAAGGAAGAGCTGATGGCCGACGACGAGGAGGCGGAAATCGCAACCAAGGCGAAGCCGGCGAAGAAGGCAACCTCGAAGAAGGCCGAGGCCAAGGCAAGCGAAGCAAAGGCGAGCGAAGCCGCCGGCGAGGCCGAAGAGCCCAAGAAGAAGGCCGCGCCGAAGAAGAAGGCAGCCAAGGACGCCGAGTAATACGGCTCAACAACGCGATTTCGAAAGGCCGCCCTCGAGGGCGGCCTTTTTCGTTGCCGTATTCGTTTGTTGCCGCGCGGCAACACAATCGGCTTCGGATGGATGTCCGCTGCTGGCGATACCGAACGTTGATGATTATCTGCGCGATATCGCATTCGGCAGGGTCGTTTGGAGGCACGGGTGATCATGGCATTCAAGACGAGGGGCGTGGTTGTTGCCGCGGCGCTCTTGCTTGCCACCGCTTGTGTGGCACAGGCCGGACCCGATCTCGGCAACTGGCGCGTCGATGCCGGCAGCGACGGCCAGGTGACGGCATCGCTCTACGCCACCAACAAGCTGATCACCGGCAACGGCGCGCTGGGCTACAGTCCGGTATTGACGCTGGCCTGCCGGCCGGGCGGCGAACCGCGCTGGAGCGAATGGCTGCAGCTCAACGACGCTGTGTCGGCCAGCCGCAAGATCACCATGTCGGTCATGCTCGACGGGGGCAGCAAATTCGACGAAAGCTGGTCCGTCGGGCCACGCGGCAAGCTGCTGGTCAGGGAAGGCGATGACGGCATCAAGCGGCTGGTTTCGGCGAGCCGGCTGTTGCTGTCCTGGCGCTTCGGCCTGCTGTCCGGACGCGGCGAGGCCGATTTCGACCTCGCCGGGCTGTCCGAGGCGATCGGACAGATGGCCTCAAGCTGCAACACCGATCCGCCGTGACCTGTCCGCGCGCGGCCTAAAGCTTCGCAAACGCTGGCTTTTTCTACCCACTGCGAGGATTCTGTGGTATGCAGATGCCGCAATTCCACGAAGGACGTGAATATTCCGCTTTGCCGAGCAGGCACGCCAGCGGGCCGGTGTGGTGCGGATCGTCCGACGCAAACGACGTTCAGGGAGGAAGTGCCATGCGCTCAATCGCGCTTTTCATCGTCTTGTCCGCTACAACCTTCCTCGCAAGCCCAACGCAGGCCCAGGATGCTGCCGCAGGCGAGAAGGTCTTCACCAAGTGCAAGGTCTGCCACATCGCCGACCAGGACCAGAACAAGGTCGGCCCGTCTCTGAACGGCGTCATCGGGCGCACCGCAGGCACGCATCCCGGTTTCACTTATTCCACGGCCATGATCGAAGCTGGAAAGTCCGGCATCAAATGGGACGAGCCTACGCTGACAAAATATCTTCACGACCCCAAGGCGATGGTCAAAGGGACGAAGATGGCGTTTCCCGGTCTCAAGAACGATGAGGACGTAGCCAACGTCATCGCTTACCTGAAGCAGTTTTCCAAGTAAGCGGGTTCTCATAGGCTCGTCGGTGGTTGCCGGCTCGCGCCGGCCGATTGCGTTGCTGAAGTGGCGCGCCCGGCGCCATCATGCCGGCAGGGCAAAGAATCCCAACACCAGCAGAATAACGATGCCAAGGCCGAGTATGAGAAGCGTCCGCGTGTCCATGACATTCGCCTTCGACCGGGCGCATGATCCCGAAAATCGGGACAGGATCATGGGCCAATCAAAGTGATCCCGCGTCCTTTGCGCGCCCCTCCAGGGACGCGCGGCGCTACAGGAGAATACCGCAAAAAAACCTGTGGAACCAGTGTACAGCGCCGGCTGGCCACCGCACCTGGTCCAATGAAGAGACGACAAATCGGGCACGAAGGAGTATGTTGGCTGCCGGTGCAGGTCGCGGTTTGCGTGGCCATTCACGCAGAGCGGTAGCACCGTGAATCCGCGACCTTGCCGGACCTTGTCTGGAGGAATGGTCATGGCAAATTTTCACGTGATTGCAGGGGCCAGCGAAACGCTGGAGCATACGAGAGTGAGAAAGATCGGTATTTCCGATCTTTTCGATGCGCTGAGGCGCGGTATCGACGACTTCATGGTCAAACCCTCTCACATCGTGTTTCTTTGCATGATCTATCCGCTCGTCGGCGTGGTGCTCGCGACCTGGACATCGGGGGCGAACGCGCTGCCGCTGCTATTTCCACTGGTATCCGGCTTTGCGCTGATCGGCCCGTTCGCGGCGATCGGCCTCTACGAAATCAGCCGCAGACGGGAAGCCGGTCTCGATACATCCTGGCGCCACGCGTTCGAGGTCAGGAATTCCCCAGCGTTGCCGGCAATCGCCGCGGTCGGGATCATGCTATTTGCCATCTTCATCACGTGGCTTTTGACCGCCAAGATTTTCTACGAGCAGCTGTTCGGCCCCGAGCCACCGGCGTCGCTGTCCAGCTTCATCACCGAGATATTCGCAACCGGGCGCGGCTGGAGCCTGATCGTGCTGGGTCACGTCATTGGGTTCGTATTCGCCGTGGTCGTGTTGTGCACCACGGTGGTGGCTTTCCCGCTGCTGCTTGATCGCGATGTCGGCGCCTACGAAGCCATTCACACGTCTGTGCGCGTTGTGCTGGCGAACCCAATCGTCATGGCCGTCTGGGGACTTATCGTCGCCGTCGGGCTGATCATCGGATCGCTGCCGGTGTTTGCGGGGCTGGCGGTCGTGCTGCCAGTCCTCGGCCATGCCACCTGGCACGTGTATCGCAAGGTGGTGGAAGCGCCGGCCGTGCCAAGACCGGCGACCTGAGCGAACCCCGTCACGGGTAGCGGTCCGGAGTACCGGCCGAGGTCAAGAGCACCGGCGAAGGTGTCGGTACTCTCCTATAAGGCCGGGTGGCTGAACCGTGCCTGACGCGCGCCAGTGGTCAGATTGCGGAAATCCTTGCCGCTGACATGAACAAGCGTCTTGTGGTCGCCGCCCTCAAAATAGATATCGGCGGCATCGCGCAGACTTTCGTCCAGAATGACCGGCACATCATAGGCCGCGCCGATCGGCGGTATGGCGCCGACGTCGCAATCGTCGAAGAGCGATACCACCTCGTCCTCGGAAGCGAGCCCGAGGCGCGTGTCCATGACGTCCTGCAGCTTGCCGAGTTCGATCCTGTGGGTGCTTGGGACCACGGCCAGCGCATAGCCGAGCTCGTGGTGAACGACCACGGACTTCGCCATCATGCTGCCGGGCACGTGCGCGGCAATGGCGGCCTGCCTGCTGGTGGCAGTTCGATGATGCCCGACGGTATCGTAGGAGATGCCTTTGCCGTCGATAAAGTCTCTCAGTCTGTTTGCGATCGTCATTTTGGCCTCCCTTGCTTGAGTTCACGAGCGCATGCTTGTCGCGCCCGCGTTGCCATGCCGGGAAAAATGGCCCGGCCGCCTGTTGTTTCAAGGCATCGGCATCCGCGGCTGCCGGCCGATCTGCCGCGGTGCATTCGAAATGCGGTCAGGGGCCGGGCCCGAAAAAAGCGATGCGGGTCAAAAGCGTATAGTCGGCCTCGAAAACCATCATGGTCACGAAAACCAGCACCAGTATCGGCGGCAGGATGATCGCATACATCATCGCCAGCCGCTCCCAGGCCATATGCATGAAGACGGCGACGATCAGTCCCGCCTTGAGCATCATGAAGATCAGGATCAGCGACCATCTGAGATAGCCGTGGAGACCGAAATAATCGACCAGATAGGAGCAGGTGCTGAGAATGAACAGCCATGCCCAGACCACCAGATAGAGCTTGATCGGGTGCTCCTGATGCGTGTCCGCCTTGGCGGCGGCCATCGCATCGTGAGTGGAGTGCAGCGCGTGTTGCCCGAGACCGTTTGCGGTTGCTTCAGCCATGTCTTCCTCTCAAAGCCCGCCTCTCACCAAAGATAGAAGAACGCGAAGATAAACACCCAGACCAGGTCGACGAAGTGCCAGTAAAGACCCATGATCTCGACATTCTCGTAACGGCCCCGGCGGCTGGTGAAAAACCCGGGGCGCCCGACGTCGAAATCGCCGCGCCAGACTTTTCGCGCCACGATGATCAGGAAGATCACGCCGATGGTCACGTGGGTGCCGTGGAAGCCGGTAATCATGAAAAAGCACGATCCGAATTGCGCGGCTCCCCAGGGGTTGCCCCAGGGCCGTACCCCTTCGGTGATCAGCTTGGTCCATTCGAAGGCCTGCATGCCGACGAAGGTCGCGCCGAGTGCGGCGGTCAATAGCATCAGAATCGCGGTTTTGCGGCGATCGCGGCGGTAGCCGAAATTGACCGCCATGGCCATGGTGCCGCTGCTCGATATCAGCACGAAAGTCATGATGGCGATCAGGATGAGCGGGATCTCCGAGCCGCCGATGCGCAAGGCGAAGACCTCGCTCGGGTTTGGCCATGGCACGCGCGTCGACATGCGCGCCGTCATGTAGGAAAGCAGGAAGCAGCCGAAGATGAAGGTGTCGCTGAGCAGGAAGATCCACATCATGGCCTTGCCCCAGGACACGTTCTTGAACGCGCGCTGATCCGAGGCCCAGTCGGCGGCGATCCCGCGCCAGCCCGGGGGGCGATCCAACTGGCTGGTGTGCATCAGTGTCGTCTCGGCCATCGCCAGTCTCCTAGGTCAGCAGCAGTTGGCAAATGCTCACGAACGTCGCCGCCCAGCCGGCCAGAACGGCGAAGATGCAGAGCCAGACGAAAAGCAGGAAATGCCAATACATGGCGCAGAGCTCGACGCTGAGGCTGAGCCGCTCCGGACGCGCTCCGTTCCAGGCGGCCGCGCTCGTCCTGCCGAGGCCGACCAGGCCGCCCAGTATGTGCAGGCCATGCATTGCGGTGATCAGATAGAAGAAGCTGTTGGCCGGATTGGAGGCCAAGAGGTAGCCGTCTTCCGTCAGTTGCCGCCAGGCCATCAACTGGCCGGCAAGGAAGGCGAGGGCGGTCAGTCCGGCCGTTGCAAGACCGAGCCTGACCATGTCCGGCTGGCCTCTGCGCGCGGCGACCACGGCACATTGCAGCGCGACGCTGCTCAGCATCAGCACGCCGGTGTTCAGCCAGAGCAGGCGCGGCAACGGCAGGGGCTGCCAGTCCGGCAGGCCCATGCGCATGAAGTAGGCGCTGGTGAAGAGCGAGAACAGGCAGCCGACGACAGCGAGGAAGACGCCGAGGCCGATCTTGGCGGTGGGGAGGGCCGACCGATCGAGACCGACGAAATCCCCCGCCAGGCCTTGCTCGAGCCACGGCTTCGCGGTCAGCCGCTGGTGCGAAAGCCACCACCCGGCAAAGCCTGCGATCACAGCCAAGAAGACCAAGATGACGCTCATGCTGGCTCCCTGGAAGGGCCGAGGCCGAAGGAGCCGGGCACGTTCTGCGGGATGAAGTCCTCCTTGGCGCCCGGCACGCTGTAGTCATAGGCCCAGCGATAGACGATCGGCAGCTCCTTGCCGAAATTGCCGTGCGCCGGCGGCGTATGGGGCGTCTGCCATTCGAGCGTCGTTGCCCGCCACGGATTGCCGCCGGCCTCGCGGCCGTGGCGGATACTCCAGATCAGGTTGAACAGAAACACCATCTGGGCGAAGCCGACGATGAAGGCCACGATGGAGATGAACGAGTTCAGGTGGTGGGCCGACTCCGTCATGATGGTCATGTCGGTCAGTTCGGCGTAGCGCCGCGGGATGCCCATCAGGCCGAGATAGTGCATGGGGAAGAAGATCAGATAGGCGCCGAGGAAGGTCACCCAGAAATGGAAGCGGCCGAGCGTCTCGTCGAGCATCCGTCCGGTGACCTTCGGATACCAGTGATAGATCGCGCCGAAGATGACCAGGATCGGTGCGACGCCCATGACCATGTGGAAATGGGCGACGACGAACATCGTGTCGGAAAGCGGCACGTCGACGACGACGTTGCCCAGGAACAGGCCCGTCAGGCCGCCATTGACGAAGGTGACGATGAAGGCGAGCGCGAATAGCATGGGGATGGTGAGGTGGATGTCGCCGCGCCAGAGCGTCAGCACCCAGTTATAGACCTTGATCGCGGTCGGCACCGCGATGATCAAGGTGGTGGTGGCGAAGAAGAAGCCGAAATAGGGGTGCATGCCGCTGACATACATGTGGTGCGCCCAGACCACGAAGCTCAGCGCGCCGATGGCGACGATGGCCCAGACCATCATGCGGTAGCCGAAGATGTTCTTGCGCGCATGAGTGCTGATAAGGTCGGAGACGATGCCGAAGGCCGGCAGCGCCACGATGTAGACTTCCGGGTGGCCGAAGAACCAGAACAAATGCTGGAACAGGATCGGGCTGCCGCCATTGTGCTGCAACTGCTCGCCCATCTCGACGATCGCCGGCATGAAGAAGGAAGTGCCGAGCGCACGGTCGAGCAGCATCATCACGCAAGCGACGAACAGCGCCGGGAAGGCGAGCAGGGCCATGACGGTGGCGGTGAAGATGCCCCAGACGGTGAGCGGCAGGCGCATCAAGGTCATGCCGCGGGTGCGGCCCTGCAGCACCGTCACCACATAGTTCAGGCCGCCCATGGTGAAGCCGATGATGAACAGGATGAGCGAGGAGAGCATTAGGATGATGCCCCAGTCCTGGCCGCCCGGCGTGCCGGTCATGATCGCCTGCGGCGGATAAAGCGTCCAGCCGGCGCCGGTCGGTCCGCCCGGGGCAAAGAAGCTCGACACCAGCACCAGCACCGCGAGCAGATAGACCCAGTAGCTCAGCATGTTGACATAGGGAAAAACCATGTCGCGGGCACCGACCATCAGCGGGATGAGGTAGTTGCCGAAGCCGCCGAGGAAGAGCGCGGTGAGCAGGTAGATCACCATGATCATGCCGTGCATGGTGATGAACTGGTAATAGGCTTCCGGGGTGATGAAATCGAAGGTGCCGGGGAAGCCGAGCTGCAGGCGCATCAGCCAGGACAGCACCAGCGCCACAAGGCCGATCGCCGTTGCCGTCGCCGAATACTGGATGGCAATGACCTTGGCGTCCTGCGAGAAGACGTATTTCGTCCACCAGCTGTGCGGATGGTAGAGTTCCACCTCCCCGACTTCGGCGGGGGGGACGGCATCTGCCGGTGTGACGTCGACCATCGGAGCACCTCCGTGCCGTGTTCAGCGGGCCTCGAGCGTTTCGAGTTTTGCCGCGACGTCCAAAGCGGACGCCATCGTCTTTCCTGTCGGTTGGCTCGCCGAGCCCGTTTGCTTGGGCGCCGACAATTGCGCAAAGGTCTGCTGCTGGCCGACCCAGGCCGAATAGTCCTGCTCGGTGTCGACCACGACCACACCATGCATCAGCGGGTGTCCCTGGCCGCACAGCTCGGCGCACAGGACCTGGAAGGTGCCGGTCCTGGTAGGGGTGAACCAGAAATAGGTGACTGAACCCGGGATCATGTCCATCTTGGCGCGGAATTCCGGGATGTAGAAATCGTGCAGCACGTCGATCGAGCGCAACAGCACCTTGACCGGCTTGCCGACCGGCAGGTGCAGGTCCGCCGCCTCGACCACGATATCGTCCTGGCCGTTGGGGTCGCCGGGTGCGATGCCGAGCGGATTTTCAGCCGATACGTCGCGGGTGTCGGACGTGCCGAGCTTGCCGTCCTTGCCGGGCAGGCGGAAGCTCCATTGCCATTGCTGGGCAACAACCTCGATATCGGCCGCCCCAGTGGGAACGTTGACAAAGCGGCTCCAGACGAACAGGCCAGGGACCAGCAAGGCGGTGACGCCAACCGCGGTGCCGACCGTCAGCCACGATTCGAGCCGCTTGTTCTCGGGCTCGTAGGCGGCGTGGTTGCCCTCGCGATGGCGGAAGCGGAACACGCAATAGGCCATGAAAAGCACAACGGCGGAGAAGACGACGCCGGTGATCCAGAAGCTGATGATGATGGTGTTGTCGATATAGTCCCAGTTCGACGCAATCGGCGTCCACCACCATGGGCTCAGGAAGTGGAACAACACCGAGCCCACGACGATCAACACGAGTACAAGCGCAATGGCCATGTCCCGTCCTCCCGGCATTCCGAGGGGGCGCGAAGCCGTCCCGGCGGATGCCAGGATCATCTTAGCGTGATTTGTGGTTGAAATTCCAGAGCCGACTACTTGCCGGTGGAAAAGTAACTTTTCGAACCGCCGGGAGCGGTATACCGCTTTGGATCGGCAGCAGCCCTTCGTGCCGGTGTTGCCATTCTCCGCGCAACGATCGAGTCGGCTGCCGCCTTGAGATCGCGACGGCTGCGACGGCGGATCGAGCCGTTTCTTATCGCCCGTCGATATTTGCGGTTCGCACCGGTAGCGCAGCCGCGTTCCGATTGATGGTGTTGTGCATGTGACATCGTCAAGATCGAAACATGAGCAATCACGTCTCTCTTGACCTCAACTTGCTGCGAACGCTTGTAGCCGCAATCGAGGAACGCAGCACGGTCGGGGAACCTCGCCGCCTCTTCGTATCTCAGCCCACGGTGTCAGGCGCACTGGGCTTGCGGCCGATGATGAGAGCGGCGAAATGGCCCGGCTTGATGACGCAGGCGGGTGATCAATTGGTAATTTTAGGCATCCGCGCGGCTGCCGTGGCCATTTGTCGGCGAGCTTTGACCGCCTCCAGCAGTTCGCGCTCGTTGGTGTGAGCATTGCGAAAAATGGCCACAACCAATACCGCCAAGATTTCGGCGTCCGGGTCCAAGGGATCGAGCTGTTCATCCGCGCAGACCTGATTGAACACGCGTTCGCAAACAGCCAGATCGAGAGGGCTAAGACAGGTGCGATTGAAACGGCGACGCAGCATTTGAGCGAACCTTTCCGGGCCCGCCGGCCGTTCTCCGCGGCGGGCCTTTATCACCGAGGCTTGAACGATGTTGTCCACAGCCTTCTAGTAATGTTACTCCATGATCGGCGCTTGCGTTGTCAATAATTCCAAAATCTGTGCGCATTCGCGAGATCTATATTGCCCGGCTGTCATAAGCTGGTGATAGTCCTGCCGCTTGTTTTCCGGTATGCTGAAGCCGCGTCGAAAGTCAGCCGCTTCTTTTGGAGTTCGAGTGCAGCCAAGTTTGCTGGCGCTGACTTTCAAACTCGCCAGTGAGCATCCGATCTTTGCCGCAATATCTTTCAGTGGTTCGTTATTCACGTATCCATCAAGAATTATCTTGCGGCGCGCTTCTCCTTTGAGCTTTTCGTTCATTTCGTGGTCTCCTCAACGTCGTTTTGACGATGTCGGAATCTATAGGCACCAGCCTGAAGTGTGTCGTTAGCCTCGCATCCAGAAACTTATCTCGGGATGCATTTCTTGTTGTAACCCAGCGTGATCGACGATGCGGTCGACAGGCTTGCCAGATACCCTGGATACACCACATGATTGCGGGGGCATGGGCATACCGGATTCGGATATGGCACCACGCGCGATGGACGCTAAGGAGCAAGACGAGGCGCATACCGGGCTGGGGCCGGAGCGTGAGCGTCGTCGTTGGCCGCGCGACGTTCAACCTCACAACGAGGTGGCCCCGCCAATCGCGCCGGCGCTGGAACCGTTGTGCTTTTCAACGCACGAACTGGCGCCAAAGGATCAATTCGCTGCTTGGCAAGCGCATGTAGCGCCGCTTGTCGAGATCAGCTTGCCGGATAACAAGTCGCCGGAGGACGGCTTCCCCGCGGCCCACACGGCTTGGAATCTTGGCGGCATGCTGATCGTCGAGCAGCAGGTGCCGGCGCACAGCTACATCCGTTCCGCCGCCAAGCTTCGGTCCAGTTCGATCGACCACTGGTATGTCGTGCTGCCGCATAGCGGCCGGTCATGGACGGAGGTCAATCGCCGCGTCGCGGAGGCACAGCCTGGCAAACTGGAGATCAGGTCGCTCGGCTACCCGTTTCGCGGGAGGGCGACGGAATCCGAAGGTCTCTTTCTCTATTTGCCGCGCGATTTGTTCGCCGATGCGGCCGCAACCCTCGACGCAAACAACAATTCGATCCTTTCCGGCAATTTTGCCGATCTCTTGATCGACTACGTCGACAGCATCGCAACAAGACTGCGCAGCCTCACAGCGGACGACCTGCCCCGCATCGTACACGCGACGCGCAGCATGATCATTGCTTGCCTCGCGCCTCCGGCTGAACATGCCGCTGCGGCCGAACAGCTGGCGAGTGTCGCGCTGATGGAGCGGGCGCGTCGGTACGTTCAAAACAACCTGGACGCGGCTCGCCTGACGCCGGATTCAATGTGCCGGGCGCTCGGTGTTTCGCGGTCCCGTCTCTACCAACTGTTCGAACCGAGCGGTGGTGTGCTCCATTACATTCAAAGCCGCCGACTTTTGGCAGCCCATGTTGCGCTCAGCGATCCGACGGACAGCCGGCGTATTGTTCAAATTGCGGAGGCGTTTGGGTTCAGTTCAGCAGCTAATTTCAGCCGAGCATTCAGCAAAGAGTTCGGTTACAGCCCCCGAGAAGGCCGCCGGACGATGGTGTTGCCGCGCCCCGCCCACTCTGTTTCGCTTGGCGAGCACGAGAAGGCCTCGTCCTTTGAAGGATGGCTCAAGGCGCTTGGAAGCTGAGCACAGCGTCGGCCCGATCGAGATCAGCGATGTTCATCGAAATGCGCCCAAGTCTGCCGGGTGCCGGCGGCAATCCGCTTCTGGGCAAGGCGGCTGCGGGACTGACGGCCCCCCGAAATAGCGCAAGCCTTCAGAGCGATGCCGCGCCGATATGGAGATATGTACGCCGGGACAAGTATTTGGATGCGCAGCTAACGACAATGCGACCTTATTCGTAGAAGTTCGCGATGACTTTAGCGGGGGGCTCGGCACAGGCGGCAGGTTTCCAAGTTGGGGGGAATATCACACCGCCTGTGCCGATCGCGCCACCGCTATCCGTCAAAGATAGTGGCGTAGTTGAGTTAGCGTACCAAGGCCGGCGGCGGCCGGTTGGAGTTCATTCCGTCGCAGAATGGCTTAGTGGGGGCCCGATGGCTTAGTGGGGGCTCGGCACAGGCGGCAAGTGTCCGAGTTGGGGGGCATCGGATCGCCTGTGCCGCTCACCGCCAGACGTCAAAGGTAGCGGCGCAGTTGAGTAAGCGTGCCAAAGGCCGGGGCGACGGCCGGCTGGTGTTCATTTCGTCGCAAAATGGCTAGTGGGGGCTCGGCACAGGCGGCAGGTGTCCAAGTTGGGGGACACCGGATTGCCTGTGCCGCTCGCGCCGCCGCTATCCGTCAAAGATGGTGGCGTAGTTGGGTAAGCGCGACAAGCTGGACGGCGACCGGCTGGAGTTCATTCCGCCGCAGATGCCAACTCTTGTCGAGCAGCCGCCCCAGGATCAGGGGTGGGTTCATGAGGCCAAGCTCGACGGGTACCGGACGCAGATCATCATCGATAAAGGTGGCGTGCGTCTCTACAGCAAGAACGGCCGTGACTGGACGACAAAATATTGGCCCATCGCGCTGGCGGTCGACCTGCCATGCCGGGCTGCCATTCTCGACGGCGAGGTGATTGTGTCAGGCGAGCGGGGTGCACCCGATTCCCTTGCGCTGGAAGCCGCGATCTGGAACGAGCCGAGCCGTCTGGTGTTCGTCGCGTTCGACATCCTGCATCTCGACGGTCGCAATCTTGGCCCCTTGCCCTTGCTGCAGCGCAAGCACGCGCTGCGGCAACTGGTTGAGCCTGGCGTCGGCAAGATCCAATACGGCGAGCATTTTGAGGGCGATGCGCTGGCTATCTTTCGCGTCATCGAGAAGACAGGGCGCGGTGGCGTCATCTCGAAACGCGCCGACAGCCCCTACAGGAGCGGACCGTCGAAAACGTGGCTGGAAACCAGATATTCGAGAAAGACCGATATCGAATCGCCGGGTCTTTGATCGAACCCGGCCTCGCGAACGTCGCTCGGTCCTGTGCGTCGCAATATTTCGAATCACGATCGGCGCGGCGCAAATTATCTGTCAATTTTCGATTTATTAACGATCAATGAACGTCCATCGTGTGGATAACTTGCCGCCAATAGCAGCGGAGCGTGCACTGCAATTACGGCATAGGCGGCGC is a window encoding:
- a CDS encoding AraC family transcriptional regulator, coding for MAPRAMDAKEQDEAHTGLGPERERRRWPRDVQPHNEVAPPIAPALEPLCFSTHELAPKDQFAAWQAHVAPLVEISLPDNKSPEDGFPAAHTAWNLGGMLIVEQQVPAHSYIRSAAKLRSSSIDHWYVVLPHSGRSWTEVNRRVAEAQPGKLEIRSLGYPFRGRATESEGLFLYLPRDLFADAAATLDANNNSILSGNFADLLIDYVDSIATRLRSLTADDLPRIVHATRSMIIACLAPPAEHAAAAEQLASVALMERARRYVQNNLDAARLTPDSMCRALGVSRSRLYQLFEPSGGVLHYIQSRRLLAAHVALSDPTDSRRIVQIAEAFGFSSAANFSRAFSKEFGYSPREGRRTMVLPRPAHSVSLGEHEKASSFEGWLKALGS
- a CDS encoding DNA ligase, whose product is MGKRDKLDGDRLEFIPPQMPTLVEQPPQDQGWVHEAKLDGYRTQIIIDKGGVRLYSKNGRDWTTKYWPIALAVDLPCRAAILDGEVIVSGERGAPDSLALEAAIWNEPSRLVFVAFDILHLDGRNLGPLPLLQRKHALRQLVEPGVGKIQYGEHFEGDALAIFRVIEKTGRGGVISKRADSPYRSGPSKTWLETRYSRKTDIESPGL